The following are encoded in a window of Hemiscyllium ocellatum isolate sHemOce1 chromosome 35, sHemOce1.pat.X.cur, whole genome shotgun sequence genomic DNA:
- the LOC132832595 gene encoding muscarinic acetylcholine receptor M2-like, with translation MSRSSETNELLTNLTKVFDIQRGSSYETVGVIFIVVVTGSINLITILGNILVIISIKTNRHLRTINNYFIFSLACADLILGAFTMNVFTIYTALGYWPFGPVFCDLWLVVDYAVNNASGMNILVISFDRYFCVTKPLSYPLRRTTKIAGIMIAAAWVVPFFLWVPGILFWQFIVQARTIPVGECYPQLLSNPAITLAIVIACFYLPATIMVTLYGCISCASKSRIKRAKKESVPNKGFSSPNLWKAYIKKTSTNNASNVSKQLLDAKSQNIKITAGITIDKYGQGEREKVITETNSLGFSPPNQKKEEAIHDCAKVMINPTKLAYMKIASNTQIRTCTGTMVGLATDSNNMDAVNREVRPNYEIIKMTKMACMNKIAVNRDKTVTRTILAIILAYIITWTPYIAMMIISTFCPTCITKAIWNFGYWIIYINSTINPACYALCNATFKNTFKRLLFCQYRNIADAK, from the coding sequence ATGTCACGCTCAAGTGAGACAAATGAACTTCTCACGAATCTAACTAAAGTGTTTGATATTCAAAGAGGAAGTTCATATGAAACAGTCGGAGTGATCTTCATTGTGGTTGTGACTGGATCTATAAATTTGATTACCATTCTTGGAAACATTCTTGTTATTATCTCGATCAAAACAAACAGGCATTTGCGAACTATTAACAACTACTTTATTTTCAGTTTAGCCTGTGCTGATTTGATTCTTGGCGCATTCACAATGAATGTATTCACCATTTATACTGCACTTGGATATTGGCCTTTTGGTCCGGTTTTCTGTGATTTATGGCTTGTTGTAGATTATGCTGTAAATAATGCATCTGGCATGAACATTCTCGTCATCAGTTTTGACCGTTACTTTTGCGTCACAAAGCCCCTTAGCTACCCTTTGAGGAGAACAACTAAAATTGCAGGGATAATGATTGCAGCTGCTTGGGTGGTGCCATTTTTCCTATGGGTACCTGGCATTcttttctggcagttcattgtccAAGCGCGGACCATTCCTGTGGGTGAGTGTTATCCACAACTACTCTCAAATCCAGCCATCACTTTAGCCATTGTGATCGCTTGCTTCTATCTCCCTGCGACAATCATGGTGACTTTATATGGGTGCATATCTTGTGCCAGCAAGAGTCGAATTAAACGAGCCAAAAAGGAATCTGTGCCAAACAAAGGCTTCAGTTCTCCAAATCTATGGAAGGCGTATATCAAAAAAACAAGTACTAACAATGCATCAAATGTGTCCAAACAGTTACTCGATGCGAAATCACAAAACATCAAAATAACTGCTGGAATAACAATTGACAAGTATGGACAAGGAGAAAGGGAGAAAGTCATCACTGAGACAAATTCTCTCGGTTTTTCACCACCAAATCAGAAGAAGGAAGAGGCAATCCATGACTGTGCAAAGGTAATGATAAACCCCACCAAACTCGCTTACATGAAGATAGCCAGCAACACTCAAATTCGTACCTGTACTGGCACCATGGTAGGACTCGCAACTGATAGTAACAACATGGACGCTGTTAACAGAGAGGTCCGACCAAATTATGAGATCATTAAAATGACCAAGATGGCCTGCATGAACAAGATAGCTGTAAACCGAGACAAAACGGTAACCAGGACCATACTGGCTATTATTCTGGCTTATATCATCACGTGGACTCCATACATTGCAATGATGATCATTTCTACCTTCTGTCCAACATGCATCACAAAGGCCATTTGGAATTTTGGATACTGGATTATTTATATCAACAGTACAATCAACCCAGCTTGCTATGCACTATGCAATGCCACATTCAAAAATACGTTCAAGCGTCTTCTCTTCTGTCAGTACAGAAATATCGCTGACGCAAAATAA